From a single Methanofollis sp. W23 genomic region:
- a CDS encoding alanine--glyoxylate aminotransferase family protein translates to MEDVRLLMLPGPVPLPERVCQAMMRQAINHRGPEFGAAYTESVEVLKECFGTENDVLVLSGSGTAGMDAAISNFGKGKKIASLVNGKFGDRLYQIAARNGDATEIASEWGTPVDLAALEDALENGAEMVTMVHNETSAGILNPAKEVGTLAHKYDALFVMDGVTSVGGDEVLADKWGVDVAIVGSQKCLAAPAGLAAVAVSDRAWDRIVEDRPFYLDLASYRKSAQKEPMQTPYTPAVPLFLGLHESLMMIKEEGMAARVARHRKMSASVRAAVAAWGLEMFPQLDEHSAYSNTVTAVRMPEGVADADVRGKVKQMGIEIAGGQDHLKGKIFRIGSMGAVSAPEILATLAAVQHALRKAGVAGVGDGVEAAAEVLDS, encoded by the coding sequence ATGGAAGACGTACGACTCCTGATGCTGCCAGGTCCGGTCCCGCTCCCTGAACGGGTATGCCAGGCCATGATGCGTCAGGCCATCAACCACCGCGGTCCCGAGTTCGGCGCCGCATATACCGAGAGTGTCGAAGTCCTGAAAGAATGCTTTGGGACAGAAAACGACGTGCTGGTCCTCAGTGGCTCAGGCACCGCCGGCATGGACGCCGCGATCTCCAACTTCGGGAAGGGCAAAAAGATTGCCTCGCTCGTCAACGGGAAGTTCGGCGACCGTCTCTACCAGATCGCCGCGCGCAACGGCGACGCCACCGAGATCGCCTCCGAGTGGGGGACCCCGGTCGACCTTGCCGCCCTCGAGGACGCCCTTGAGAACGGCGCCGAGATGGTGACGATGGTCCACAACGAGACCTCCGCCGGTATCCTCAACCCGGCCAAGGAAGTCGGCACACTTGCGCACAAGTACGACGCCCTCTTTGTGATGGACGGCGTCACCTCGGTCGGCGGCGACGAAGTCCTCGCCGACAAGTGGGGAGTCGACGTCGCGATCGTCGGGTCGCAGAAGTGCCTCGCCGCCCCGGCCGGGCTTGCCGCCGTCGCCGTCTCTGACCGGGCATGGGACCGGATCGTCGAGGACCGTCCCTTCTACCTCGACCTCGCCTCGTACCGGAAGAGCGCCCAGAAAGAGCCGATGCAGACCCCGTACACCCCGGCAGTCCCATTGTTCCTCGGGCTTCACGAGTCCCTGATGATGATCAAGGAAGAAGGAATGGCCGCGAGGGTTGCCAGGCACCGCAAGATGTCGGCCTCGGTCCGCGCCGCCGTCGCCGCATGGGGACTCGAGATGTTCCCGCAGCTCGACGAACACTCGGCCTATTCGAACACCGTCACCGCGGTGCGGATGCCCGAAGGCGTCGCCGACGCCGACGTGCGCGGCAAAGTCAAGCAGATGGGCATCGAGATCGCCGGCGGGCAGGACCACCTCAAGGGCAAGATCTTCCGCATCGGTTCGATGGGTGCGGTCAGCGCCCCCGAGATCCTTGCCACCCTCGCCGCAGTCCAGCACGCACTCCGCAAGGCTGGCGTTGCCGGCGTGGGTGACGGTGTCGAGGCCGCGGCAGAGGTGCTGGATTCATGA
- the ribC gene encoding riboflavin synthase, with protein MKVGVADTTFARVNMGAIAIDELKRHGSVAIERTTVPGFKDLPVACKKLIEERGCDIVIALGMPGGQEKDKLCAHEASQGLMLAQLMTNHHIIEVFVHEDEARDDRELAWLAERRTREHAENAVNLVLRPEVLTRMAGTGQRQGFKDAGPARQ; from the coding sequence ATGAAGGTCGGGGTTGCCGACACCACCTTTGCACGCGTCAACATGGGCGCGATCGCCATCGACGAGCTGAAACGACATGGCAGCGTGGCGATCGAACGCACCACGGTCCCGGGATTCAAGGACCTCCCGGTGGCCTGCAAGAAACTCATCGAAGAGCGAGGATGCGACATCGTCATCGCCCTCGGGATGCCGGGCGGGCAGGAGAAGGACAAACTCTGCGCCCACGAAGCTTCCCAGGGATTGATGCTCGCTCAGCTGATGACCAACCACCATATCATCGAGGTCTTTGTCCATGAGGACGAGGCCAGAGACGACCGGGAACTCGCCTGGCTTGCCGAACGGCGGACGAGAGAACATGCCGAGAACGCCGTGAACCTCGTCCTCCGTCCCGAGGTGCTGACCAGAATGGCCGGCACCGGGCAGCGGCAGGGCTTCAAAGACGCCGGCCCGGCCAGGCAGTAG
- the ribH gene encoding 6,7-dimethyl-8-ribityllumazine synthase, with product MTIKLGFVVAEFNRDITYMMEIEAQEHAKFLGAEVTESFYVPGAYDMPLAIKKMLEDGKVDAVVTIGCVIEGATQHDEIVVQHAARKIIDLSLEYNKPVSLGISGPGMTRLEANERIDYARRAVESAIKMVQRLG from the coding sequence ATGACAATCAAACTTGGCTTCGTCGTGGCAGAGTTCAACCGCGACATCACCTATATGATGGAGATCGAGGCACAGGAACACGCGAAGTTCCTGGGCGCAGAAGTGACCGAGAGTTTCTACGTCCCTGGCGCCTACGACATGCCCCTTGCGATCAAGAAGATGCTGGAAGACGGGAAGGTCGACGCTGTCGTGACCATCGGGTGCGTCATCGAGGGTGCCACCCAGCACGACGAGATCGTGGTTCAGCACGCCGCTCGCAAGATCATCGACCTCTCCCTTGAGTACAACAAACCTGTCTCCCTCGGGATCTCAGGGCCTGGCATGACCAGACTCGAGGCCAACGAGCGGATCGACTATGCAAGACGTGCGGTCGAGTCGGCCATCAAGATGGTGCAGAGATTAGGATGA
- a CDS encoding pyridoxal phosphate-dependent aminotransferase encodes MRALSEKVGAVAPSATIEISDAAKRMKREGIDVISLSIGEPDFDTPDHIVQACADALKRGETHYAPSNGIPELLHAVTEKCRTENQIPCTPDQVIATCGAKSAIYEAMQACLNPGDEVILPDPAWVSYEPCVQMAGGRVVHHMMDEPDFQLDDSLLERVGQKTRMIVINSPSNPAGTVLSKESLNLVADLCEDYDLLALSDEIYEKLIYGREHVSLASIGDMAERTITINGFSKAYAMTGWRLGYAVAPLPVLRQMVKVQQHSVSHPTTFVMWGGVAALTGDQSCVEAMRQEFERRRMYMLDEFGSMGYTVAPPDGAFYAFVKVEGDDMAIAHEWLNEAHVAATPGSAFNAPGWIRVSYAASLETLKEAMHRIRLWKNTN; translated from the coding sequence ATGAGAGCCCTCTCTGAGAAGGTCGGTGCCGTCGCCCCGTCGGCGACGATCGAGATCTCGGACGCCGCCAAGCGGATGAAGAGAGAGGGGATCGACGTCATCTCTCTCTCCATCGGCGAACCCGACTTCGATACGCCCGACCACATCGTGCAGGCCTGTGCCGACGCCCTGAAGAGGGGCGAGACCCATTATGCCCCCTCGAACGGGATCCCTGAACTCCTGCACGCGGTGACCGAGAAGTGCCGGACCGAGAACCAGATCCCCTGCACCCCTGACCAGGTCATCGCTACCTGCGGGGCGAAGAGTGCCATCTACGAGGCAATGCAAGCCTGTCTCAACCCTGGCGACGAGGTGATCCTCCCTGACCCGGCGTGGGTCAGCTATGAACCCTGCGTCCAGATGGCCGGGGGCAGGGTCGTCCACCACATGATGGACGAGCCCGACTTCCAGCTCGACGACTCTCTCCTCGAACGGGTGGGCCAGAAGACCAGGATGATCGTGATCAACTCGCCCTCCAACCCGGCCGGGACAGTCCTCTCGAAGGAGTCCCTGAACCTGGTCGCCGACCTCTGTGAGGACTATGACCTTCTCGCCCTCTCAGACGAGATCTACGAGAAACTCATCTATGGGAGAGAGCACGTCTCCCTTGCGTCCATCGGCGACATGGCCGAGCGGACGATCACCATCAACGGGTTCTCCAAGGCCTATGCGATGACCGGGTGGCGGCTCGGGTATGCGGTGGCCCCGCTCCCGGTCCTCCGCCAGATGGTCAAGGTCCAGCAGCACTCGGTCTCTCATCCGACCACCTTCGTGATGTGGGGCGGGGTGGCGGCCCTCACCGGCGACCAGTCCTGTGTCGAGGCGATGCGCCAGGAGTTCGAGCGCCGCCGGATGTACATGCTCGACGAGTTCGGGTCGATGGGCTACACGGTCGCCCCGCCTGACGGTGCCTTCTACGCTTTTGTAAAAGTGGAAGGCGACGACATGGCCATCGCGCACGAGTGGCTCAACGAGGCGCACGTGGCCGCGACGCCAGGCAGCGCCTTCAATGCCCCAGGCTGGATCCGCGTCAGCTATGCGGCGTCTCTTGAGACTCTCAAAGAGGCGATGCACCGGATCAGGCTCTGGAAGAACACGAATTAG
- a CDS encoding PAS domain S-box protein has translation MREKPGFDGRCDVVRVFLLTFFLVSLFSASLSPVGAIAPDDSHNVLLLHSYYDGLSWTDDVTGGVQSVLDKEEGVVLYIEYMDMPRVNSPGYEEELIELFRVKYADASFDAIICADEYAFHFLRDHHDDLFPGVPVVFCGVNYFEDAYLEGWDCTGIVEAYDVVGTIDAALALDPGVRRIYVINDCSETGLSNQKVIERAAGEYQGRLEIVSSEGQSLDQVLDTVAALPPDAIVLLMTFYLDQDGTSYDYDEVVGTVSAASPVPVYGVWDIYLGEGLVGGRLTSGEDQGTAAGRLALRVLEGESASKIPVEADLQGTYRFDYRQLDRFGLQESDLPAGSTVIHAPNTAVEIDREVLAAVIIALVTLLLLVGFLAYTIRVRKKTEHALKKSEQKFREIAERSFDVIFITDADGEYTYLSPSVRRVTGYTPEELVGRSYRAGLREKWKKIVEDAIAALKSGEVVEGVEVCFYAKDGSPRHLEINAAPIMVEGAVAGAQGVVRDVTERREMERVREEAYAQIDQNIAQFATLGDEIRNPLSVIVGLADLNCDERDAEQILEQARIIDAIIDRLDQGWIESEKVQAFLRKRN, from the coding sequence ATGAGAGAAAAGCCCGGTTTCGACGGCAGATGCGACGTCGTGAGGGTTTTTCTCCTGACATTCTTTTTAGTATCTCTTTTCTCTGCCTCACTCTCACCTGTCGGAGCGATCGCCCCGGACGATTCTCACAATGTCCTCCTCCTCCATTCCTATTATGATGGTCTCTCCTGGACCGACGACGTGACCGGGGGGGTACAGTCAGTCCTTGACAAAGAGGAGGGCGTCGTCCTCTACATCGAGTATATGGACATGCCACGGGTCAACTCCCCCGGGTATGAGGAGGAGTTGATCGAGCTCTTCAGGGTCAAGTATGCAGACGCCTCGTTTGATGCGATCATCTGTGCAGACGAGTACGCCTTCCATTTTCTCCGTGACCATCATGATGATCTCTTCCCTGGTGTCCCGGTCGTCTTCTGCGGGGTGAATTATTTTGAAGATGCCTATCTCGAGGGTTGGGACTGCACCGGGATCGTCGAGGCATACGATGTGGTCGGCACCATCGATGCCGCCCTTGCGCTTGACCCTGGAGTCAGGAGGATCTATGTCATCAATGACTGCTCAGAGACCGGTCTCTCCAACCAGAAGGTGATCGAACGAGCGGCCGGGGAATATCAGGGGCGCCTGGAGATCGTCTCCTCTGAAGGGCAATCCCTCGACCAGGTCCTGGACACTGTCGCCGCCCTTCCGCCAGACGCAATCGTCCTCCTGATGACCTTCTACCTGGATCAGGACGGCACCTCGTACGACTATGACGAGGTCGTCGGCACGGTGAGCGCCGCCTCGCCGGTCCCGGTCTATGGGGTCTGGGATATCTACCTGGGGGAAGGGCTTGTGGGGGGCCGTCTCACCTCGGGAGAGGACCAGGGGACTGCCGCCGGGCGCCTTGCCCTGCGGGTGCTTGAGGGCGAGTCGGCGTCGAAGATCCCGGTCGAGGCCGATCTCCAGGGGACCTATAGGTTTGACTATCGACAACTGGACCGGTTCGGGCTCCAGGAGTCTGACCTGCCGGCAGGGAGTACGGTCATCCATGCCCCAAACACGGCCGTCGAGATCGACCGTGAGGTGCTCGCGGCGGTGATCATCGCCCTCGTGACTCTTCTCCTCCTGGTCGGGTTCCTGGCCTATACCATCCGCGTGAGAAAGAAGACCGAACATGCCCTGAAAAAGAGTGAGCAGAAGTTCCGCGAGATCGCGGAGCGGAGTTTTGACGTCATCTTCATCACCGATGCCGACGGCGAGTACACCTACCTCTCCCCCTCGGTCAGGAGGGTCACCGGATATACCCCCGAGGAACTCGTCGGGAGGTCATACCGCGCGGGACTGCGTGAGAAATGGAAAAAGATCGTAGAGGATGCAATCGCCGCCCTCAAGTCCGGCGAGGTCGTCGAGGGAGTGGAGGTCTGTTTCTATGCAAAGGACGGGTCGCCCAGGCACCTTGAGATCAATGCCGCTCCCATCATGGTCGAAGGGGCGGTGGCCGGGGCCCAGGGGGTGGTGCGCGACGTCACCGAACGCCGCGAGATGGAGCGTGTCCGTGAGGAGGCCTATGCCCAGATCGACCAGAACATCGCCCAGTTCGCCACCCTCGGCGACGAGATCAGGAACCCTCTCTCGGTCATCGTCGGGCTTGCCGATCTCAACTGCGATGAGAGGGACGCCGAGCAGATCCTCGAACAGGCCAGGATCATTGATGCGATCATCGACCGCCTCGACCAGGGATGGATCGAGTCCGAGAAGGTGCAGGCCTTCCTGAGAAAGCGGAATTGA
- a CDS encoding DUF2703 domain-containing protein — MVLWRRGPGVRCHYRTTDTERSLGEVLEEIRPLLEESGVIVEVRVEKVAGDVSEVSFNGLPLQDLVEEIAKAEAYCSGPSRMEELGHPEIAYDPEVRVGCVVPEIIFRKAVLMALEE, encoded by the coding sequence GTGGTCCTCTGGCGCAGGGGCCCGGGAGTGCGGTGCCACTACCGCACCACCGACACGGAACGGTCCCTGGGAGAAGTCCTGGAAGAGATCCGCCCTCTTCTTGAGGAGAGCGGGGTCATCGTCGAGGTCAGGGTGGAAAAGGTCGCCGGGGACGTCTCAGAGGTCTCCTTCAATGGCCTCCCTCTGCAGGACCTGGTCGAGGAGATCGCGAAGGCCGAGGCCTATTGCAGCGGGCCTTCACGGATGGAAGAACTCGGTCATCCAGAGATCGCCTATGACCCTGAGGTGCGTGTGGGGTGCGTCGTCCCTGAGATTATCTTCAGGAAGGCGGTCCTCATGGCGCTTGAAGAATAA
- a CDS encoding Yip1 family protein, with protein MSHWMVDLLLNPDTFFRERADQEAGLKFPLLCVLLAGLAMAPGAYKSVEITGSLFSPEMQSYMWFGGLIAAIFVVITAFLMFIAVAIVFYLISAAFKGQGDIIKTFEVAGYGFLPMVFGSILSSAVYYYYAPSIALPQVDPTTEAGMEAMGQAIASAPMTMISAILGILFLLWSANIWIFGMRHARALTLRHALITVGLPVGIYIIIQIWSLGVL; from the coding sequence ATGAGTCATTGGATGGTCGACCTCCTCCTCAACCCTGACACCTTCTTCAGGGAAAGGGCTGACCAGGAGGCTGGACTGAAATTCCCGTTGTTGTGCGTCCTGTTGGCCGGGCTTGCGATGGCACCGGGGGCGTACAAGTCGGTCGAGATCACAGGATCCCTCTTCTCTCCTGAGATGCAGTCGTACATGTGGTTTGGCGGGCTCATTGCGGCTATTTTTGTGGTGATCACTGCGTTTTTGATGTTTATCGCAGTGGCGATAGTGTTCTATCTCATCTCTGCGGCATTCAAGGGTCAGGGAGATATAATAAAGACATTTGAGGTGGCCGGGTATGGATTTCTCCCGATGGTCTTTGGGAGTATCCTCTCGTCTGCGGTGTATTATTATTATGCTCCATCCATAGCGCTTCCGCAGGTGGACCCGACCACGGAGGCCGGGATGGAGGCAATGGGCCAGGCGATCGCCAGTGCGCCGATGACGATGATCTCCGCCATCCTCGGGATCCTCTTCCTCCTCTGGTCTGCCAATATCTGGATCTTCGGGATGCGGCATGCACGCGCCCTCACCCTGCGCCACGCCCTCATCACCGTCGGTCTGCCGGTGGGGATATATATTATTATTCAGATCTGGTCCCTGGGAGTTCTGTAA
- a CDS encoding APC family permease: MDRGGGLRRELGLAEVTLTGVGIILGAGIYALLGEAAGLAGNAVWAAFGLSAVMASCTGLSYAELASMFPKASAEYAYVSQGFGGRAGFVIGWLILLSGVLSAATVALGFGGYFGEATPLPVIPVAMLLIAGLSLLSIRGIRETAFSAIAMTMVEIGGIVAIVLIGLPHLGEVDYLEAPLGLPGVFQGAALVFFAYMGFEEMVKLAEETKNPEKTIPKAVVIALAIVVVLYMLVTLSAVSVMGWEGLAGSQAPFAEIAGAALGAQAFTVLTVVALFATANTTLLLIVAASRLAYGMAAAGSLPSPLGTVHPRFGTPWVAVAGVGAVAALSTLAGEIAFVANLTNLALFLTFVLINATVIVLRIRMPETARPFRVPLALGPVPVIPVLGVLFSLFLLAQLEARVYLLGLLLVGTGVALSYRWQATG, from the coding sequence ATGGACAGGGGCGGAGGGTTGCGCCGGGAACTCGGTCTGGCAGAGGTCACCCTCACCGGCGTCGGGATCATCCTGGGTGCCGGGATCTATGCCCTCCTCGGCGAGGCGGCCGGGCTTGCAGGCAATGCTGTCTGGGCGGCCTTCGGGCTCTCGGCGGTGATGGCCTCGTGCACCGGGCTCTCCTATGCCGAACTCGCGTCCATGTTCCCGAAGGCCTCGGCCGAATATGCCTATGTCTCGCAGGGCTTTGGCGGGCGGGCCGGGTTTGTGATCGGGTGGCTGATCCTCCTCTCCGGCGTCCTCTCTGCGGCGACGGTCGCCCTCGGGTTTGGCGGTTACTTCGGGGAGGCGACCCCTCTTCCGGTAATTCCGGTGGCGATGCTCCTCATCGCCGGGCTCTCCCTGCTCTCGATCAGGGGGATCCGCGAGACCGCTTTCTCTGCCATCGCCATGACGATGGTCGAGATCGGGGGGATCGTGGCCATCGTCCTCATCGGTCTCCCGCACCTCGGGGAGGTGGACTATCTGGAGGCCCCACTCGGTCTCCCAGGAGTGTTTCAGGGGGCGGCCCTGGTCTTTTTTGCCTATATGGGGTTTGAAGAGATGGTGAAACTTGCCGAGGAGACGAAAAATCCAGAGAAGACGATCCCGAAGGCGGTCGTCATCGCCCTGGCCATCGTCGTCGTGCTCTATATGCTCGTCACTCTCAGCGCCGTCTCGGTGATGGGATGGGAAGGGCTTGCCGGGTCGCAGGCGCCCTTCGCCGAGATCGCCGGGGCCGCGTTGGGGGCACAGGCCTTCACCGTCCTCACGGTCGTCGCCCTCTTTGCGACGGCGAACACCACGCTCCTGCTTATCGTCGCCGCTTCACGTCTTGCCTATGGGATGGCGGCGGCGGGGTCCCTCCCGTCCCCACTCGGGACCGTCCATCCGCGGTTTGGAACTCCATGGGTTGCGGTCGCGGGGGTGGGCGCCGTCGCCGCACTCTCCACCCTCGCCGGCGAGATCGCCTTTGTCGCCAACCTCACCAACCTCGCCCTCTTCCTCACCTTCGTCCTCATCAATGCCACTGTCATCGTTCTCAGGATACGGATGCCCGAGACCGCAAGGCCCTTCAGGGTTCCCCTCGCGCTCGGACCGGTCCCGGTCATCCCGGTCCTCGGGGTGCTCTTCTCCCTCTTCCTCCTGGCGCAACTCGAGGCAAGGGTGTACCTCCTCGGCCTCCTCCTGGTCGGGACCGGGGTCGCCCTCTCGTACCGGTGGCAGGCGACCGGATGA
- a CDS encoding DNA-directed RNA polymerase subunit L has protein sequence MDIKILEREEDKVRMVLKGQGHTFMNALTEELLTDPSVDVAKYVIMYQFSEPELFVTTKDGKDPIVSIREACARLTVQCDELLEEVRAKTTA, from the coding sequence ATGGATATCAAGATCCTGGAGCGTGAAGAGGACAAGGTGCGGATGGTCCTGAAGGGGCAGGGCCACACCTTCATGAACGCCCTCACCGAGGAGCTCCTCACCGACCCCTCGGTCGACGTGGCAAAATATGTGATTATGTACCAGTTCTCGGAGCCTGAACTCTTCGTCACCACCAAAGACGGCAAGGACCCGATCGTCTCGATCCGTGAAGCCTGCGCCCGTCTCACTGTCCAGTGCGACGAGCTTCTCGAAGAGGTCAGGGCAAAGACCACGGCCTGA
- a CDS encoding class I SAM-dependent methyltransferase, whose product MPRNAAGFDRIATQVFAPLYPVVARRLLSWAGTEKGLCVDLGAGPGLLGIEVAAHSEMEVLALDRDPEMLSFAGQHIREAGLSGRVGSLLGDVHALPFCDNTVDLFVSRGSIFFWEDRPRAFSEIFRALAPGGTAYLGGSFGTPAIKEEIFAEMRRRNPHWDEDVARRSGRGRPATLTAALSSAGLHDAGIKDEETGFWVEIKK is encoded by the coding sequence ATGCCCAGGAACGCCGCAGGTTTTGACCGGATCGCCACGCAGGTGTTTGCCCCTCTCTATCCGGTCGTCGCGAGAAGACTTCTCTCCTGGGCCGGGACCGAGAAGGGGCTTTGTGTGGACCTCGGTGCGGGTCCAGGTCTGCTCGGGATCGAGGTTGCCGCACACTCAGAGATGGAGGTGCTCGCTCTCGATCGCGATCCTGAGATGCTCTCTTTTGCCGGCCAGCACATCAGGGAGGCCGGGCTCTCAGGGAGGGTCGGGTCGCTTCTCGGCGACGTCCATGCCCTCCCCTTCTGCGACAACACTGTCGACCTTTTCGTCTCTCGTGGCTCGATTTTTTTCTGGGAAGACCGCCCGCGGGCCTTTTCTGAGATCTTTCGCGCCCTTGCTCCGGGCGGGACCGCCTACCTGGGCGGGAGTTTTGGCACCCCTGCCATCAAAGAAGAGATCTTTGCCGAGATGCGGCGGAGAAATCCTCACTGGGACGAGGACGTCGCACGCCGGAGCGGGCGGGGACGGCCCGCCACGCTGACCGCTGCCCTCTCCAGCGCCGGTCTCCACGACGCCGGGATAAAAGATGAGGAGACCGGGTTCTGGGTCGAGATCAAAAAATGA
- a CDS encoding translation initiation factor IF-2 subunit beta produces the protein MADPYEELLKKAYANITEIGDTSDRFHIPDAKVYLEGKTTVIENFTDVARYIRREPEQLMKVLVGELGTAGKIEGSRAVFNGKFDETMINSAIKKFVEDYVICSECGRPDTRLVKDGRVLLLKCDACGGHRPVKKRRARTEAPTNQLEEGSELDVTIGSISRRGDGVVKIGKYIMYVSKAKPGQTVKVRITKISGSILFTERI, from the coding sequence ATGGCAGATCCCTATGAAGAGTTATTGAAAAAGGCCTACGCCAATATCACCGAAATCGGAGACACCTCTGATCGGTTCCATATCCCGGACGCGAAGGTCTACCTTGAAGGCAAGACCACGGTCATCGAGAACTTCACCGACGTCGCCAGGTACATCAGGCGCGAGCCTGAACAGCTGATGAAGGTCCTGGTCGGCGAACTCGGGACCGCAGGAAAGATTGAAGGGAGTCGTGCCGTCTTCAACGGAAAGTTCGACGAGACGATGATCAACTCGGCGATCAAGAAATTCGTTGAAGACTACGTGATCTGTTCTGAGTGCGGGCGGCCAGATACGCGGCTGGTCAAAGACGGGCGGGTGCTGCTCCTCAAGTGCGACGCCTGCGGCGGGCATCGGCCGGTGAAAAAACGGCGTGCACGCACCGAGGCCCCGACCAATCAACTGGAAGAAGGTTCGGAACTCGACGTCACCATCGGGTCCATTTCCAGGCGCGGGGACGGGGTCGTCAAGATCGGGAAGTACATCATGTATGTCTCCAAGGCAAAGCCGGGCCAGACGGTGAAGGTACGTATCACCAAGATCTCGGGATCGATCCTCTTCACCGAACGGATCTGA